A genomic stretch from Natronincola ferrireducens includes:
- the larE gene encoding ATP-dependent sacrificial sulfur transferase LarE, producing MLQQKFQNLKEYIKDLGSLAIAYSGGVDSTFLIKVAYDVLGEKAVAVTARSSTYPEREFREAVDYIKTIGAKHIVIESEELDIEGFSTNPVNRCYYCKKELFQKVQEVAKKLNIEFVADGSNQDDLKDYRPGMEAAKELKVVSPLKHVELTKEDIRNLSKDLDLPTWDKPAFACLSSRFPYGHEITIEKLSMVDRAENFLMDLGFRQLRVRHHGELARIEIGEKEFQKFLQPSLVKKIAKELKAIGFTYVCFDMEGYRTGSMNETL from the coding sequence ATGCTACAACAAAAATTTCAGAATCTAAAGGAATACATAAAAGATTTAGGAAGCTTAGCTATTGCCTATTCTGGTGGTGTGGATAGCACTTTTTTAATTAAGGTTGCCTATGATGTTTTAGGGGAGAAGGCAGTTGCTGTAACCGCTCGATCTTCTACTTATCCAGAAAGGGAATTTCGAGAGGCAGTGGACTATATCAAAACTATTGGTGCAAAGCACATAGTTATTGAATCAGAGGAACTGGATATTGAGGGGTTTTCCACTAATCCAGTTAATAGATGCTATTACTGCAAAAAAGAATTATTCCAAAAAGTACAGGAAGTAGCAAAGAAGTTAAACATTGAGTTTGTAGCTGATGGTAGTAATCAGGACGATTTAAAGGACTACAGACCAGGGATGGAGGCTGCTAAAGAATTAAAGGTAGTAAGTCCTCTAAAGCATGTAGAGCTAACTAAGGAGGACATACGAAATCTTTCAAAGGATTTGGATCTTCCAACATGGGATAAACCTGCATTTGCCTGTTTATCCTCAAGGTTTCCCTATGGTCATGAAATCACAATAGAGAAGCTATCCATGGTAGATAGGGCAGAAAACTTCCTTATGGATTTAGGATTTCGACAGCTAAGAGTTCGACATCATGGAGAATTGGCTAGAATAGAAATAGGTGAAAAGGAATTTCAAAAGTTTTTACAGCCCTCATTAGTAAAAAAGATAGCTAAAGAGCTAAAAGCTATAGGCTTTACCTATGTATGCTTTGATATGGAGGGTTATCGTACTGGGAGCATGAATGAAACACTGTAA
- a CDS encoding HlyC/CorC family transporter: MNTNIIIRFFVLIVLLCFSAFFSASETALMALGKIRVRHMVEEKIKGAILVEKLTQNPNKLLGSILVANNAINIGASALATSLALEFYPNNGVAVATITMTILVLIFGEITPKSLAARNSEQVSLKVGKTISFTVSLLNPIVVILIKITNNLIKMLGGKIEQQQPIITEEELMTIVNVSHEEGVLEGNEREMIHNVVAFGDLQIKDVMVPRTDMIALNIDLSYEEIMGVVKDEQYSRYPIYSQDIDNIIGILNVKDLIFLDSEIKDFDIKKYIREPYFTFEFNRITKVFQEMKKNRTHIAIVLDEYGGTVGIITIEDLIEEIVGDIQDEYDEIENEIEIITDKEYIINGSVKLYLINHTIGVKIKSDDFDSIGGFIIEQLGKIPQIGDEVKYNNMKFIVEDVYKNRVQKVKMIKND, encoded by the coding sequence TTGAACACAAATATTATAATAAGATTCTTTGTATTAATAGTACTGCTGTGTTTTTCTGCTTTTTTTTCCGCATCAGAAACTGCATTGATGGCACTAGGAAAAATAAGGGTTAGACATATGGTGGAAGAAAAAATAAAGGGAGCTATTTTGGTAGAAAAGTTAACACAAAATCCAAACAAACTACTGGGATCTATACTAGTAGCTAATAATGCTATAAACATAGGAGCATCTGCATTAGCCACTTCTCTAGCATTAGAATTTTATCCTAATAATGGTGTGGCGGTGGCCACCATTACTATGACCATATTGGTATTAATCTTTGGAGAAATAACGCCAAAATCTTTAGCAGCTAGAAACTCAGAACAAGTATCCCTAAAGGTTGGGAAAACCATCTCTTTTACTGTATCCTTATTGAATCCTATCGTTGTCATCTTAATTAAAATAACCAATAACCTTATAAAGATGTTGGGGGGGAAAATAGAACAACAACAACCTATAATTACAGAAGAAGAATTGATGACCATTGTAAATGTTAGTCATGAAGAAGGAGTTTTAGAAGGCAACGAAAGGGAAATGATTCATAATGTAGTTGCCTTTGGAGATTTGCAAATTAAGGATGTGATGGTTCCAAGAACAGATATGATAGCATTAAATATAGATTTGAGCTATGAAGAAATAATGGGTGTTGTTAAAGATGAACAATATTCACGATATCCTATTTATAGTCAGGATATTGATAATATCATTGGAATTTTAAATGTAAAGGATTTAATTTTTTTAGATAGTGAAATAAAGGATTTTGATATTAAAAAATATATACGTGAGCCTTACTTTACCTTCGAATTCAATAGAATAACTAAGGTGTTTCAAGAAATGAAAAAAAACAGAACCCACATAGCTATTGTATTAGATGAATATGGTGGCACAGTAGGTATTATAACAATAGAAGACTTGATTGAAGAAATTGTGGGAGATATTCAGGATGAGTATGATGAAATAGAAAATGAAATAGAGATAATTACTGATAAGGAATATATTATTAATGGTAGTGTTAAGCTCTATTTAATTAATCATACGATTGGCGTGAAGATAAAGTCGGATGATTTTGATTCCATAGGGGGATTTATCATTGAACAATTAGGAAAGATTCCACAAATCGGTGATGAAGTGAAGTATAACAACATGAAATTCATTGTTGAAGATGTATATAAAAATAGAGTACAGAAGGTTAAAATGATTAAAAACGATTGA